A genomic region of Kribbella sp. NBC_00382 contains the following coding sequences:
- a CDS encoding FAD-dependent oxidoreductase: MQSYDVVVIGAGAMGSAAARALAVAGREVLVLEQYELGHDRGGSHGGTRLFRLAIDDEGELLRAARSRELWHELESETGVQMLDLVGGVDHGMPERQVSESAGLLGQHGIEHEVLAPEAAAERCPGMRFDGQVLYQPGSGRALASQALAAIRESAVALGVEFRTGCAATGVRVVGDGVEVETAAGVVRAGQLVVTAGPWTADVLAWVVEVPAISASQEQPRFFAPLDESAQWPVFVHRRAATPAYGVFEEGHGVKVGLHATGPVISLDQRDFAIEPTRDAALIEYVREWFPGVDVSRSEAISCLYDNTTRGDFVIDRRGPISLATGFHGEGFKFVPLVAHYLTSLVTGGDPVPDVFRI; the protein is encoded by the coding sequence ATGCAGAGCTACGACGTGGTCGTGATCGGCGCCGGCGCGATGGGATCGGCTGCGGCCCGGGCCCTGGCGGTCGCCGGCCGTGAGGTGCTGGTGCTGGAGCAGTACGAGCTCGGGCACGACCGGGGCGGATCGCATGGCGGCACCAGGCTGTTCCGGCTGGCCATCGACGACGAGGGCGAACTGTTGCGTGCGGCACGTTCTCGAGAGCTCTGGCATGAGCTGGAGAGCGAGACGGGCGTGCAGATGCTCGACCTGGTCGGCGGGGTGGACCATGGCATGCCGGAGCGGCAGGTTTCGGAGTCTGCCGGGCTGCTTGGGCAACACGGGATTGAGCACGAGGTGTTGGCGCCGGAGGCTGCTGCTGAGCGCTGTCCGGGGATGCGGTTCGACGGGCAGGTGCTGTACCAACCTGGGTCGGGGCGGGCGTTGGCGTCGCAGGCGTTGGCGGCGATCCGGGAGTCGGCTGTCGCGTTGGGGGTTGAGTTCCGGACTGGGTGCGCGGCTACCGGCGTACGGGTTGTCGGGGATGGGGTTGAGGTGGAGACGGCGGCCGGCGTAGTGCGGGCTGGGCAGTTGGTGGTGACTGCTGGGCCTTGGACTGCGGACGTACTGGCTTGGGTTGTCGAGGTGCCGGCAATCTCGGCGTCGCAGGAGCAGCCGCGGTTCTTCGCGCCGCTGGATGAGTCTGCGCAGTGGCCGGTCTTCGTGCATCGGCGGGCGGCGACACCGGCGTACGGGGTGTTCGAAGAGGGACACGGGGTGAAGGTCGGTCTGCATGCGACCGGTCCGGTGATCTCGCTCGACCAGCGGGACTTCGCGATCGAGCCGACGCGGGATGCGGCGCTGATCGAGTACGTGCGGGAGTGGTTCCCCGGCGTGGACGTTTCGCGATCCGAGGCGATCAGCTGCCTCTACGACAACACCACCCGCGGCGACTTCGTGATCGACCGCCGCGGCCCGATCAGCCTGGCCACCGGCTTCCACGGCGAGGGCTTCAAGTTCGTCCCGCTAGTAGCCCACTACCTGACCAGCCTGGTGACCGGCGGCGACCCGGTCCCCGACGTCTTCAGAATTTGA
- a CDS encoding (2Fe-2S)-binding protein, whose protein sequence is MTYSVGRLAGVLDGEVSWLSVRAAAGLPGPEWISCAELLKEQQAGGDPTYGWREALLDDYGREYAIEPPVQVAAMFVLMWYVSVPSIVAGLATALTGVSPDVSPEGLAFRKHPTAHYPMEVALLSERVVSLEEAARQVREHTEAFTDSYRPGVKMGSRQKRGAVDDELRAALRLPEEAVQAATAAEAFHIDLDQKFRTSCCFVYALPNVKACGGCPRVKF, encoded by the coding sequence GTGACTTATTCCGTGGGGCGGCTCGCGGGCGTGCTGGATGGGGAGGTTTCCTGGCTGTCCGTTCGTGCTGCGGCTGGATTGCCTGGGCCTGAGTGGATTTCCTGCGCTGAGTTGCTGAAGGAGCAGCAGGCTGGCGGCGATCCGACGTACGGGTGGCGTGAGGCGTTGCTGGATGACTACGGGCGGGAGTATGCGATCGAGCCGCCGGTGCAGGTCGCGGCGATGTTCGTGTTGATGTGGTACGTGTCGGTGCCGTCGATTGTTGCGGGGCTGGCTACTGCGTTGACTGGGGTATCGCCGGATGTTTCGCCGGAGGGGCTGGCGTTCAGGAAGCATCCGACTGCGCATTACCCGATGGAGGTTGCGCTGCTGTCGGAGCGGGTGGTCTCGCTCGAGGAGGCGGCGCGGCAGGTCAGGGAGCATACGGAGGCGTTCACTGACAGCTACCGGCCTGGCGTGAAGATGGGGTCTCGTCAGAAGCGCGGTGCGGTGGATGACGAGCTCCGGGCTGCTCTGCGACTGCCGGAGGAAGCAGTGCAGGCTGCCACGGCGGCTGAGGCGTTCCACATCGACCTGGACCAGAAGTTTCGTACTTCGTGCTGCTTCGTCTACGCGCTGCCCAACGTGAAGGCATGTGGCGGGTGTCCGCGGGTCAAATTCTGA
- a CDS encoding class III extradiol dioxygenase subunit B-like domain-containing protein, with product MPVVAAAVCPHPPLLIPELASGAAFELDPLRAACFTAIDRLADADALVIVGSGPATGTRYDASAAGSFGPYGAPEVTVGDPGPPVLPLSLAVGAWLVEQSKAADLPRTSITVSASETPAACLALGQEIAHGNERIALLVMGDGSARRSDHAPVHLHPRAELFDSTVAAALELADTDTLAALDPDLATELHAAGRAPCQVLAGATATAGLHGQLGYHAAPYGVGYFVASWAL from the coding sequence GTGCCTGTCGTCGCCGCCGCGGTCTGCCCGCATCCGCCCCTCCTGATCCCCGAACTCGCCTCAGGCGCCGCCTTCGAACTCGATCCTCTCCGCGCTGCTTGCTTCACCGCAATCGACCGACTGGCCGATGCGGACGCCTTGGTGATCGTTGGTTCTGGCCCGGCCACGGGCACTCGGTATGACGCGTCCGCCGCCGGCAGTTTCGGCCCGTACGGCGCTCCGGAGGTGACCGTCGGCGATCCCGGTCCTCCGGTACTGCCGCTGTCGCTCGCCGTCGGCGCCTGGCTCGTCGAGCAGAGCAAAGCAGCCGACCTGCCGCGTACCTCCATCACCGTGTCCGCCTCGGAAACCCCGGCCGCTTGTCTCGCCCTGGGACAAGAGATTGCCCATGGCAACGAACGGATCGCCCTGCTGGTGATGGGCGATGGCTCAGCGCGACGCAGCGACCACGCCCCGGTACATCTCCACCCACGCGCCGAGCTCTTCGACAGTACGGTCGCCGCCGCCCTTGAACTGGCCGACACCGACACACTCGCCGCGCTCGATCCCGACCTCGCCACCGAACTCCACGCCGCCGGCCGGGCCCCATGCCAGGTACTAGCCGGGGCCACTGCCACGGCGGGTCTACACGGGCAACTCGGGTACCACGCGGCGCCGTACGGCGTCGGCTACTTCGTCGCGAGCTGGGCACTTTAA
- a CDS encoding pyrimidine reductase family protein has product MHRWSAEGNELTGEELIAAYAVPDRSARRLRANFVTSIDGAVTLDGLSGGLSSKDDQNLLGLLRQLADVVLVGAGTLRAEQYNGLRLGKARREWRAAQGLPENPVLAVVSARLDLSAESSVFTEAPVRPIVITCESAPADQRKALAEVADVLVCGDDVVDLGKAVEGLVERGLPQILCEGGPHLLGALTSADLVDEMCLTVSPLLAGPGARRITDGIASTEVHRLSPLHVLNGDDGYLFLRYGRN; this is encoded by the coding sequence ATGCATCGCTGGTCGGCTGAGGGCAACGAGTTGACCGGTGAGGAGTTGATCGCCGCGTACGCCGTACCGGATCGGTCGGCGCGTCGGCTGAGGGCCAACTTCGTCACGAGCATCGACGGGGCGGTGACGCTGGACGGGTTGTCCGGTGGGCTGTCGTCGAAGGATGACCAGAATCTGCTCGGGCTGTTGCGGCAGCTCGCGGATGTCGTACTGGTTGGTGCTGGGACGCTCCGGGCCGAGCAGTACAACGGGTTGCGGTTGGGCAAGGCGCGTCGCGAGTGGCGTGCGGCGCAGGGGTTGCCGGAGAATCCGGTGCTCGCGGTTGTTTCGGCGCGGTTGGATCTGAGTGCTGAGAGTTCGGTGTTCACGGAGGCGCCGGTGCGGCCGATCGTGATCACTTGCGAGTCGGCGCCGGCGGATCAGCGGAAGGCGTTGGCGGAGGTTGCCGACGTACTGGTCTGTGGTGATGATGTCGTTGATCTGGGCAAGGCTGTTGAGGGTTTGGTCGAGCGTGGGTTGCCGCAGATCCTGTGTGAGGGCGGGCCGCATTTGCTGGGGGCGCTGACGTCGGCGGATCTCGTGGATGAGATGTGCCTGACGGTCTCGCCGCTGCTGGCGGGGCCTGGGGCGCGGCGGATCACGGACGGGATCGCGTCGACGGAGGTCCACCGGTTGTCGCCGTTGCATGTGCTCAACGGGGATGACGGCTACCTCTTCCTGCGGTACGGAAGGAACTGA
- the folP gene encoding dihydropteroate synthase → MADEEAGGRTEGEAGDGVLRLGGRSFGPGEFAVMAIVNRTPDSFFDGGATYATEAALEAIDRAVADGADVVDVGGVKAGYGEHVSETEELRRTADFVADVRSRHPELIISVDTYRSGVARRVGEAGANLINDTWSGSDPELAGAAAEVGAGLVCSHVGGLAPRTDPHRMAYDDVVADVIRTTTALAERAVAAGVRRDAIVIDPTHDFGKNTWHSLEVTRRVDELAATGWPVLVAPSNKDFLGESLDLPSGRRGPATMAAVSVMAWLGARVFRVHDVAGSRQALDLIAVLQRTKQPAYSRRSLV, encoded by the coding sequence GTGGCTGACGAAGAGGCTGGCGGCAGGACCGAGGGCGAAGCCGGCGATGGAGTGCTGCGGCTCGGTGGCCGGAGTTTCGGGCCGGGGGAGTTCGCCGTGATGGCGATCGTGAACCGGACGCCCGACTCGTTCTTCGACGGCGGCGCGACCTACGCGACCGAGGCGGCGCTCGAGGCGATCGACCGGGCCGTCGCGGACGGCGCCGATGTGGTCGACGTCGGGGGAGTCAAGGCCGGGTACGGCGAACATGTCAGCGAGACCGAGGAGCTCCGCCGGACCGCCGACTTCGTCGCCGATGTCCGCTCGCGGCACCCCGAACTGATCATCAGCGTGGACACCTATCGCAGTGGAGTCGCCCGACGCGTCGGCGAGGCCGGTGCCAACCTCATCAACGACACCTGGTCGGGCTCCGACCCCGAGCTCGCCGGAGCGGCCGCGGAGGTTGGCGCGGGACTCGTCTGCAGTCATGTCGGCGGACTCGCGCCGCGTACCGATCCGCATCGGATGGCGTACGACGACGTGGTGGCAGACGTCATCCGCACGACGACCGCCCTGGCCGAGCGCGCGGTCGCGGCCGGCGTCCGGCGGGACGCGATCGTGATCGACCCGACCCACGACTTCGGCAAGAACACCTGGCACTCGCTAGAAGTGACCCGCCGGGTCGACGAGCTGGCCGCGACCGGCTGGCCGGTGCTCGTCGCCCCGTCCAACAAGGACTTCCTCGGCGAAAGCCTTGATCTGCCGTCCGGTCGTCGGGGGCCGGCGACGATGGCGGCGGTCAGCGTGATGGCCTGGTTAGGCGCCCGGGTCTTCCGGGTACACGATGTCGCCGGGAGCCGGCAGGCGCTCGACCTGATCGCCGTTCTGCAGCGGACGAAACAACCCGCGTACTCGCGAAGGAGCCTGGTGTGA
- a CDS encoding L-fuconate dehydratase, which translates to MPRFSEVETYDVRFPTSLDLDGSDAMNADPDYSAAYLIVRTDAGDGLEGHGFAFTIGRGNDVQTGAIEALRNHIIGLDVDATLNDLGGFWKSLVHDSQLRWLGPEKGVMHMAIGAVVNAVWDLAAKRAGVPLWKLLSDLSPEQIVDLVDFRYLTDALTRDEALEILYAAQPGRAERETLLREQGYPAYTTTPGWLGYDDAKLVRLCREAVAEGFTQIKLKVGANLDDDIRRMRLARETVGPDIRIAIDANQRWDVGDAITWIEALKPFDVWWVEEPTSPDDILGHATIARAVAPIRVATGEHVQNRVVFKQLLQAQSLSFVQIDSARVAGVNENIAILLLAAKFGVPVCPHAGGVGLCELVQHLSMFDLVAVSGSTENRVIEFVDHLHEHFLEPVVIKDGNYVAPLRPGFSAEMDARTLADYRYPSGKIWTELTKESDK; encoded by the coding sequence ATGCCGCGCTTCTCCGAGGTCGAGACGTACGACGTCCGCTTCCCCACGTCGCTGGACCTGGACGGCTCCGACGCGATGAACGCCGACCCGGACTACTCCGCGGCGTACCTGATCGTCCGTACCGACGCCGGCGACGGGCTGGAGGGGCACGGCTTCGCCTTCACCATCGGCCGCGGCAACGACGTCCAGACCGGTGCGATCGAGGCGCTCCGCAACCACATCATCGGGCTCGACGTCGACGCGACGCTGAACGACCTCGGTGGGTTCTGGAAGTCGCTGGTCCACGACTCGCAGCTGCGCTGGCTCGGCCCCGAGAAGGGCGTCATGCACATGGCGATCGGCGCGGTCGTCAACGCTGTCTGGGACCTGGCCGCGAAGCGGGCCGGCGTACCGCTGTGGAAGCTGTTGTCGGACCTCTCCCCCGAGCAGATCGTCGACCTGGTCGACTTCCGGTACCTCACCGACGCGCTCACCCGCGACGAGGCGCTGGAGATCCTGTACGCCGCTCAGCCGGGCCGGGCCGAGCGCGAAACGCTGCTGCGCGAGCAGGGCTACCCGGCGTACACGACAACGCCCGGCTGGCTCGGGTACGACGACGCCAAGCTGGTCCGGCTCTGCCGCGAGGCCGTCGCCGAGGGGTTCACCCAGATCAAGCTCAAGGTCGGCGCGAACCTCGACGACGACATCCGCCGGATGCGGCTGGCTCGCGAGACGGTCGGCCCGGACATCCGGATCGCCATCGACGCGAACCAGCGCTGGGACGTCGGCGACGCGATCACCTGGATCGAGGCGCTGAAACCGTTCGACGTGTGGTGGGTCGAGGAGCCGACCAGCCCGGACGACATCCTCGGGCACGCTACGATCGCCCGCGCGGTCGCGCCGATCCGGGTCGCGACCGGCGAGCACGTGCAGAACCGGGTCGTGTTCAAGCAGTTGCTGCAGGCGCAGTCGCTGTCGTTCGTCCAGATCGACTCGGCCCGGGTGGCCGGCGTGAACGAGAACATCGCGATCCTGCTGCTGGCGGCTAAGTTCGGCGTACCGGTGTGTCCGCATGCGGGCGGGGTAGGTCTGTGTGAGCTGGTGCAGCACCTGTCGATGTTCGATCTGGTCGCGGTCAGCGGGAGTACGGAGAATCGGGTGATCGAGTTCGTCGACCACTTGCACGAGCACTTCCTGGAGCCTGTAGTGATCAAGGACGGGAACTACGTCGCGCCGCTGCGGCCGGGGTTCAGCGCCGAGATGGATGCCCGGACCTTGGCCGACTACCGGTACCCGAGTGGCAAGATCTGGACCGAGCTGACTAAGGAGAGCGATAAGTGA
- a CDS encoding SDR family NAD(P)-dependent oxidoreductase: MTDFAGLKAVVTGGASGIGLAAATLLASRGAEVIVFDLKPDVPAPLRGIAADVSDDSSVRDAVSAAALQLGGIDILINNAGIGAQGTVAGNDDDEWHRVFDVNVVGIARVTRATLPYLRRSSAAAIVNTCSIAATAGLPNRALYSASKGAVLALTMAMAADHVREGIRVNCVNPGTADTPWVGRLLDVATDPAAERAALEARQPMGRLVTADEVALAIAYLASPLAGSTTGTALAVDGGMQNLRLPAAPPAAASTSAPEARS, translated from the coding sequence GTGACGGATTTCGCGGGCCTCAAGGCCGTCGTGACCGGAGGAGCATCGGGGATCGGACTGGCCGCGGCGACGCTGCTCGCGAGCCGTGGCGCCGAGGTGATCGTCTTCGACCTGAAGCCGGACGTGCCCGCGCCGCTGAGGGGGATCGCGGCGGACGTGAGCGATGACAGCTCTGTCCGGGACGCAGTGTCGGCCGCGGCGTTGCAGCTCGGTGGGATCGACATCCTGATCAACAACGCGGGCATTGGCGCGCAGGGGACGGTCGCGGGGAACGACGACGACGAGTGGCATCGGGTGTTTGATGTGAACGTTGTCGGAATCGCTCGGGTGACGCGCGCGACGCTGCCTTATCTGCGTCGGTCGTCGGCTGCGGCGATCGTCAACACCTGCTCGATCGCGGCGACGGCGGGGCTGCCGAATCGGGCGTTGTACAGCGCGAGCAAGGGCGCCGTACTGGCGTTGACGATGGCGATGGCCGCCGATCACGTGCGCGAGGGGATCCGCGTCAACTGCGTCAACCCTGGTACTGCGGACACGCCGTGGGTCGGGCGGCTGCTGGACGTGGCGACCGATCCCGCTGCGGAGCGGGCCGCGTTGGAGGCCCGGCAGCCGATGGGTCGACTGGTGACGGCCGATGAGGTCGCATTGGCGATTGCCTACCTCGCCAGCCCGTTGGCCGGCTCAACAACCGGTACCGCCCTGGCCGTCGACGGCGGCATGCAAAACCTCCGCCTCCCGGCGGCACCCCCGGCCGCCGCTTCGACATCGGCCCCGGAGGCTCGGTCGTGA
- a CDS encoding aldo/keto reductase yields MRLFADDNRIGLGGAPLAGLFSPVPDAEAVATVQAAWDEGWRYFDTAPHYGLGLAEERLGAGLAGKPRSEYVLSSKVGRIIYEADTPAPDDEGFAVVSNRRRRWDFSRDGVLQSIEDSLRRLDVDRLDVVFVHDPDDHYEEAVATAFPTLIELRDQGVIGAIGSGMNQTAMLTRFVESVDIDVIMLAGRYTLLDPDGLDDVLPACVANNVQVVAVGIFNSGLLSQPRPAPDATFNYAPAPDALIDKANKLADVCESHGVTLPAVALKFPLTHPAVAGIAVGCRTAAEVHANAALARTEVPAAVWSDLKSAGLLRKDAPTPS; encoded by the coding sequence GTGAGGCTATTCGCGGACGACAACCGGATCGGGCTTGGCGGAGCTCCCCTCGCTGGGCTCTTCTCCCCCGTGCCCGACGCCGAGGCTGTCGCCACCGTTCAGGCAGCGTGGGACGAGGGCTGGCGGTACTTCGACACCGCGCCGCACTACGGCCTCGGGCTGGCCGAGGAGCGGCTCGGCGCCGGACTCGCGGGCAAGCCGCGTTCGGAGTACGTGCTGTCCTCGAAGGTCGGCCGGATCATCTACGAGGCCGACACCCCTGCGCCTGATGACGAAGGCTTCGCCGTCGTCTCGAACCGTCGCCGGCGCTGGGACTTCAGCCGCGACGGCGTCCTGCAGAGCATCGAGGACTCCCTGCGCCGCCTCGACGTCGACCGCCTCGACGTCGTCTTCGTCCACGACCCGGACGACCACTACGAAGAAGCCGTCGCCACAGCGTTCCCCACGCTGATCGAACTCCGCGACCAGGGCGTGATCGGTGCCATCGGCTCAGGCATGAACCAGACCGCGATGCTCACCCGCTTCGTCGAGTCGGTCGACATCGACGTGATCATGCTGGCCGGCCGCTACACCCTGCTCGACCCCGACGGCCTCGACGACGTCCTCCCCGCCTGCGTCGCCAACAACGTCCAGGTAGTTGCCGTCGGCATCTTCAACTCCGGCCTCCTCTCCCAACCCCGCCCGGCACCCGACGCCACCTTCAACTACGCACCGGCCCCCGATGCCTTGATCGACAAGGCCAACAAGCTCGCAGACGTCTGCGAGTCCCACGGGGTCACGCTCCCCGCAGTCGCCCTCAAGTTCCCGCTGACCCACCCCGCCGTCGCCGGCATCGCAGTAGGCTGCCGCACCGCCGCCGAGGTCCACGCCAACGCAGCACTTGCGCGTACCGAAGTACCAGCCGCTGTCTGGTCGGACCTCAAATCAGCAGGCCTCCTCCGCAAGGACGCACCTACGCCGAGCTAG
- a CDS encoding ABC-F family ATP-binding cassette domain-containing protein — MSYSLTCTDLSFAWPDGDVLFDGLTFVAGPVRSGLVGRNGAGKSTLLRLIAGRLTPQRGTIRVSGELGYLPQDLTLDTALRVDQALGIDGIRAAITAIEAGDASEQNFAIVGDGWDVEERADAMLGKLGLGAITLDRSVGELSGGETILLGLAAELLKRPDVLLLDEPTNNLDLRARKHLYDAVDAFRGALLIVSHDRELLDRVDQIGDLRRGELTWYGGNLTAYEEAVAAEQEAAERMVRAAESDLKKQKRELAEARMKMDRRRAAGQRAFEQGGIPKIVAGNLKRNAQVSAAKHIGMHSDRLDTAASALADAEEKVHDDDTIRVDLPKTAVPAGRIVVRLEDYVLRTGLHADLEIRGPERIALTGPNGAGKSTLLHAIASDDKPLVPWRLLPQRLDLLQDSLSVVENLALLAPSTENQYRRSRLARFLFRGRAADQPVSTLSGGERFRATLAALLLAEPPPQLLMLDEPTNNLDLASVTQLQDALASYNGALVIASHDVPFLREIGITRWLHLDHNELTEIEPL, encoded by the coding sequence GCAACGGTGCCGGCAAGTCCACCCTGCTGCGGCTGATCGCCGGACGCCTCACTCCGCAACGCGGGACGATCCGGGTCAGCGGCGAGCTCGGGTACCTGCCGCAGGACCTCACCCTCGACACCGCGCTGCGGGTCGACCAGGCGCTCGGCATCGACGGGATCCGGGCCGCGATCACCGCGATCGAGGCCGGCGACGCGTCGGAGCAGAACTTCGCCATCGTCGGCGACGGCTGGGACGTGGAGGAGCGCGCCGACGCGATGCTCGGCAAGCTCGGCCTCGGGGCGATCACGCTCGACCGCAGTGTCGGCGAGCTGTCCGGTGGCGAGACGATCCTGCTCGGGCTGGCTGCCGAGTTGCTGAAGCGTCCCGACGTACTGCTGCTCGACGAACCCACCAACAACCTCGACCTGCGCGCCCGCAAACACCTGTACGACGCGGTCGACGCCTTCCGCGGCGCGTTGCTGATCGTCAGCCATGACCGTGAGCTGCTCGACCGGGTCGACCAGATCGGGGATCTGCGCAGGGGCGAGCTGACCTGGTACGGGGGCAACCTCACGGCGTACGAGGAAGCCGTCGCGGCCGAACAGGAAGCGGCTGAACGGATGGTCCGGGCGGCCGAGTCCGACCTGAAGAAGCAGAAACGCGAACTGGCCGAGGCGCGGATGAAGATGGACCGCCGGCGGGCGGCCGGCCAGCGCGCGTTCGAGCAGGGCGGCATCCCGAAGATCGTCGCCGGCAACCTGAAACGCAACGCGCAGGTGTCGGCGGCCAAGCACATCGGCATGCACAGCGACCGGCTCGACACTGCTGCCAGCGCCCTGGCCGACGCTGAGGAGAAGGTGCACGACGACGACACGATCCGCGTCGACCTGCCGAAGACTGCGGTCCCGGCGGGGCGGATCGTAGTACGGCTAGAAGACTATGTACTCCGGACCGGCCTGCACGCCGACCTGGAGATCCGCGGCCCCGAGCGGATCGCGCTGACCGGCCCGAACGGCGCCGGCAAGAGCACCCTGCTCCACGCCATCGCCTCCGACGACAAGCCATTGGTCCCATGGCGCCTGCTACCGCAGCGCCTAGACCTGCTCCAGGATTCCTTGTCTGTAGTAGAAAACCTGGCCCTACTAGCCCCCAGCACGGAAAACCAATACCGCCGCTCCCGCCTAGCCCGCTTCCTCTTCCGAGGCCGAGCAGCAGACCAACCAGTCAGCACCCTCTCCGGCGGCGAACGCTTCAGAGCAACCCTCGCCGCCCTCCTCCTGGCGGAACCCCCACCCCAACTCCTGATGCTCGACGAACCCACCAACAACCTCGACCTAGCCAGCGTCACCCAACTCCAAGACGCCCTAGCCTCCTACAACGGCGCCCTGGTCATAGCCAGCCACGACGTCCCCTTCCTCCGAGAAATCGGCATCACCCGCTGGCTACACCTAGACCACAACGAACTAACCGAAATAGAACCGCTCTAA